The Nicotiana tomentosiformis chromosome 2, ASM39032v3, whole genome shotgun sequence genome includes the window AACCATTTGCAACACTTTTACCTACTTTCTCCATCACTGATCTGGTTGTTGGGTGTTTTGGACAATCTTAGTTTTTTTTTTGGATGTTTTATGGTTGGAtgcttattttttgtgttttggaTGACTATAATTATCAGGATAATCTAAACTGCTAATGTTATTACGTATTTTTCCTCTTTTGGTTGATGCCAAATGAGGAGAAAGGATTACTACTAACATATGCAGGAACTATATCAAGGATTACTACTAACATATGCAAGGATGATGATCGACTATATAAAGCTCAAGTCGACTACATCACACTAGGGGTGGGCGTCGGTCGGTTTGGTCGGTTATTATGAAAGTACAGTTTGGTTTATCGGTTTTTgattttgtaatattaataaccaaatcaaaccaaagtatttacgATTTGGTGCGATTTTTTCAAAGTTCGGTTTAATtattttcggtttattttttcgGTTTTAAACGGTTCAAAAAAATTTATGCTTCTCTGGAAAAAGGAAATAGATTGTCATAATGAATGAATAGAAAAGAAGATATTGGTCCAACAGCCATTGCACATAACAGAGACGATATTCTCAGTTCTTATGCAATAAACAAGGCTGAAATTTATTTGTTGTTCGTCCAGCCCAGCAAATTGTCATTTTGAGATAGAGTTCTCTTAAAGGAGGCAACAGAGAAAGACAACGGCATAGTGATATTGTCAGTTCTCATGCCATTGTTTATTTGCTGACAATATCACTCTAATGATAATGACGTTGTTTAATGAATGATAAAAAATCATCATTTTTCTCCAACACAGGACCAAAAGTACACATCAATTACTCCTAGCTGAGGATTAATTGCGGTAACAGAAATTGAATTAAATGAAGCGCACTCAATCAAAGGTACACAATGAAAATTtcatttaaaagataaaaataaccCAACCTCGGTGAGTAATCCGATCATCTATGCATATAATGTCATTTGTAATTCTTTTAACTCACCACACTTTGTAATATGGTGCAACTTCACAAGCATTTAGCCCTCTCTCGTACTTGATAGCCAGTATTTTCGTACTCTCCTTACAATTTTCTCAAATATATATCCTAGTCCTAGCTAAATGCTCAAAATCTACAGGCTAATAGTTCATAAAGCAGGTCTTGAAACTAATTTCAAAATAAATAAGAGTTTAACTAAGCAACCGAGAGACCAAGAACATACCATACTACATCTTGAACATAATTTAGGTGAGCAACTTTTGCCTACTCCTTTGGCAAATAAAAAGCTATGAACTATGCAGTCTCTGCACTAAAACCCAAGAAGTAAGGCCAATTCAGATGAGATTTGACACACGATAGACATATGGAGAATGCGTGTGAACTAGTTAGTGCAAGTTAGAGCCTCCTATATCCCTAACAAAAAATTTACACATTTCTTCGTCGTAGTTGGGATACACTTGAGAAGACATCATCCCATTCTTATCTTTTACGTTCAAGGATTCATGCCACCGTTACAAGAAGGTGCCCGAGTATTTGAGGATATATTCTCTGTTATCATGCAATAAACAAGCATGgaaatgctgcaaactgcaaaGTCATCAAAAGAAACTAGTGTAACATTTTGGTGATCACTAAAGAGGATATTTGAAACTACACTATAAATGAAACCAAGAATAGAGAACAAGCACATAGAGAACAGGGAGGCCTTCAGTGCAAACAGAACACAACAGCAAAAGAGGAAGTACTAATTGAAATGTCCTTAACTTTAGAGATGTTGTTGCTTGTTGATTGAATATAGTTTTCTAAAAAAAGATTGATTTTTTATTAGTGGAGACAAACACCACCCTAAGAAAAAACCTCAAATCCAGATATAACAGGAACATTCTCATCTAAATCGGGAAAATGGAGTTAACGTGATATGATTAACAAAATTACCACGACGCCATAGACTAAGACATTTTCTTTCTTCATAAACTTAAACTTGACTTTGAGCTTTCATATACTAGAGTTTTCTCAATCACATTTTTTTGCAACAATAAAAGGGAAAAGAATTGTTCAAAATTATTCCAAGGAAAAAAAGAACTAAAACACAAATAAAGAAGCCTTATCTTAATAAAAAATCAACCAAAGAAATCTTGAACACCTTTTTCAGCAAAAATTCTATCAGAAAGTTCGGCCAAAATGACAATAACAGTGAGCAAAACTGCAAAACGACACTGGACCTAACTCAACTTAGAACTCAGAAGAAGTCGCACTAACTTGAGGAAGAAGGCGTCACAACCGAGCTGAGGAAGAAGGCAGCAATCGCACAGAGCTGAGTAAGAAGGCAGCAATCGCAGGCTCGCAGCAGTCGCAACAGAGACAGAGCTAAGGAAGAACCCTAAATCTAATTTTTGATTTAGGTTTTGGGAAATGGGAAGTAAGTGACTAAGGTCTAAGTGTAAGTGTGTAACGTATAATCAGACTATCAGTACAGTAAGTTTGGGTAAATTGGGCTTCAAAGTTCAAATGAGTATTGGACTATTGGGCTTCAGCCTAAAATGGGTAATAAGTTTTGGACTCTCAAAAGAACTCACATGTTCAAACTTATTTTTCTTAACTAATACCCAAAAATACGATTTTTTGGTTTAACCGAAAACCGAAATACCAAAACCGTAAACCGCACCGAAAAACcgaaaattaataatttaaaaaccgTGCACCGACCGAAAAACCGATTAAACCGAaacctaaaaactaaaattcacGGTTCAGCCGATTTTTTCGATTCggccggtattatgcccacccctacatCACACTACATCACATGCAAAGTCTCTATGCAGGAAGAGATAACAAGTTGAGAGGGAGTCAGACTACAAGAATGATCGAATAAAGATGAAATTAGAATTAATTAAGTTATTTTTTCTGTCATCATAAAAAAGTGAGTATTGTTAGATCTCGGttttaatgatgaaaaataacTTATTCTTATTGCATGCAATCAAGGATCTTTGAAAAGTAGACGTTTCAAAGCCGGATAATCAAGAAAGGAAATATGAGCCAATTAAGGATATGAGAAGCTATATAAGAAAGGAAGGCTAAGATAGCAGAATCAATTCAGCGAAAAATCTACTCCTGATTTTTAATCACGAGCATCAAGGAATATCACAATCTAATCTTGATCTCCAATCACGGACGTCAATGACAATCACATCAAACACGTTGTATGGAAGATATGCAAAGCTAATTAGTTACACCATTCAAGGTAATCATGCCTATCACATCGAACTTCAAGGATCAACAATAGAAAAGTTCCAACCTTATTCTTGAAACGAATTAATTAAGATTCACTCAAAGGATCAATTCCTTTAGGTTACCCATCTCTCGAAGATTTGCTCTAGTATACTTTGATCGAACCAACATCAAGctttttgttctactccaaacaaACAATGTAGTCTACTCTAGATTTACTATGTAATTAgtgaagagaagaaaaagagaaagatCACCGGTGATACATTGTATCAAAATCGTAGAAAGTCAATTGTGTTTTGAGAAGCAGTTGGTATATGTTTGACAACATCAACTCGCTTGTATCGAAAAAATTCAAGGAACTTGAAGAGAGAACACTCTTGCAACCCAAGAGGACTGAactaggattcacattgaatctgaACCAATATAAAAATGTCCGATGTCATTTACTTTATCTTTTTTACTTTCTGTATTTACTATTTACCTCGTATCTAATCTTAGTATGACTAATTGTCAAACCAGTCAACTACCTAGtcataaaaaaaaaagataacaaTTTACTCCCTCTTGTAATTTCATAGTTTGTTTGAAATCTCCGTGCAAACTAATCAAACATTGGAGATGAGAACAAAagttctttttaaatttttggtTCGTACCGGTATAGTTCATAATTGTCTTACGTTTGATGTTTTGTTATATTGTATCTAACAAATTTGGAGGAGAAAGTTTGACATATTATATTATCTCAAAAAATAACCAAGAGCGTGAAATTCACATCCTTCATCAATGCGTGAGAAGCGAGGGTAACGTACCGTTCACCTTACGTCAAGTAAGTGTAACAAACTTAAAACCCCATACTTTAGGTCCTAAAACATAAACCCTCTCCTCTCTGCAATCTCACTTTCCAAATACTTATTTGGATCTGTGCCCCGGAAATGGCAAATCCATTGGTGGCCGATCCATATGTGCCGCCGGCGAACAACTTTGCCGGTGCCTCGGATCCACCTCTGGACCAAGGAAACAGCAATAACAGTAGTAACGTCATTTGTGATGAAGCATTCAACAACGAATTCATGTTTGATGACCTCGAATTCGACTTAGATATCATCTTCCCTCCTGATGATGCTGCCATTCTCAACAACTCCAGTTCTCTTGAAACGGGTCAGATTGACCCAAATGGGTTTGGTCAACAGCTGATCCCAAGTTTTAACGATTCTTCTCGGATTTTCAAGTCGTCTCCGGAATTACGTCATGTTTCCGTCGCTGGAGGTACGTCCGAGGCGTGTCATAGCTCCGGAGGTCAAACTTCGAGTGGGTCCCTTGTTTTGACTGCAGCATCGAACCAAATTTCAGATGTCTCTGGATATCTGAATGTGCCGTCGCCCCCCGAATCTAATGGGTCTAATCATGAGGATTCTGGAAATGACAACAATGAGGGTTCCTATGATTCGAACTTCCCTTCACCGGAGTCGCAGGGTTCTGGCAATTGTGGCTCCCATGTCTCTGAAGAAGCTTTCAATTGTCCCAGCAAATCGGTAACTTCTTCTCCCATAAAATGTGTAGTAGTAGAACAGAACATCATTAAATTAGAGGAAATGATGAATACAAAAGATAATAATAAGTGTAGCTCCATATTGAAGAGGAAAAAAGTGAGTGAAGAAGATTCAAACAATGTAAGCAAATACCAAAAATCTAATTATGTGGCTGAATGTAGCAATGTGTTGAATAGTGAAGGAGGGGATGAAAAGAGGAAAGCAAGATTGATGAGGAATAGGGAAAGTGCTCAGCTTTCTAGGCAAAGGAAAAAGCATTATGTTGGGGAGTTAGAGGATAAGGTGAGGACTATGCATTCAACTATTCAAGATTTGAATGCTAAAATATCATACATAATGTCCGAGAATGCAACTTTAAGGTCACAGATGGGACCAGTGCCTTCCCCGATGCCACCACCACCCCCTGGGATGTACCCGGTGATGTATCCTTGGATGCCTTGTGCTCCGCCTTATATGGTGAAGCCACAAGGATCACAAGTGCCTTTGGTTCCTATTCCTAGGTTGAAACCACAAGCAGCAGCTCCTGCACCCAAGGGTAGTAAGAAAGTAGAGACTAAGAAGACTGAGATGAAAACCAAGAAGGTTGCGAGTGTTAGTTTCCTTGGCTTGTTGTTCTTCATGCTCCTGTTTGGTGGATTGGTTCCTGTGATAAATATGAGATACGGAGGAGTGAGAGAACCTTTTGCAAGTGGAGATCTTTCTGGAAGTGGGCACAATGAAAGGCATCGTGGAAGAGTTTTGGCTGTTGATGGGCAAGAGAACAGGAGTATTTATTCAGGAAAACATAATGGGAGGGATTACAGCACTAATTGCGGTCGGAGAGGTCAGGGAGGAGATGGTCAACCAAATTTCAATAGCGGCACAGATGAGTTTATTCGCTCGGGCAATGATAGTGAGCCTCTAATGGCCTCATTGTATGTTCCCAGGAATGATAAACTTGTGAAGATTGATGGAAACTTGATAATTCATTCTGTTTTGGCAAGTGAGAAAGCCATGGCATCTCATAGAAGTGGAGATAAGAAGAGCAGTGGAGAGACGGGTCTTGCGGTTCCTGGAGATTTGGCCCCTGCCATCCCAGGGAGGCATCCCCACCATTACCGCAGTCCTGTTGATGGAAAACGTGCTCTTGGCTCTGGGGATAAAGAGAAAGCAAAGTCAACTGTGCAGCAATGGTTCCTTGAAGGCGTTGCTGGTAAGTGCTGTTAAACCTCATTCCAATTTGCTACTTTTCTATCTTTATTAAATAATTGTATGTTTATTGTACATCATTTGTTTGTCATATATTGTTGATATATTTGTCCTTGGTTCTTTTTTTATTGGAGATCTTTCTCTCTGTACCTTTTTTCTTAACTAAACCAATATCTACAGCGCCAAATCCGACTTTAAGTCGCTGTCTTCTAAATGAATAGTGCTTTCAGAATACACATGGTTTGTACAACATGGATTACGTTCTACTCCTACAATCCATTCTTGGTTGCTGTTTATATGTTGGTGCCTAATGTTTCTAATCTTACTATATCCATGTCTCAATCAAATCTAAATAGGGCATTTTGTCTCTGTTTCGCAGCAGCCTCCCCCTGCCCGCTTACTTAAAGATTTTCTTTCTCATTTGTGCAGGGCCTATGTTGAGTTCAGGCATGTGTACTGAAGTGTTCCAGTTTGATGTGTCCTCATCTCCAGGAGGCATAGTTCCTGTTACCACTGTGAGGAATGTTTCTATGGAGCAGAGGCAGAATGCTACTACACGCACCAACAAGGGGAGAAATAGAAGGATCCTTAATAGTCTTTCTGTTTCTGGAGTAACTCACAACATTTCTGAAGAACACGTTGGAGGAAGTGGAAAGAAAGATGACTTCACTGGAAATAATTCACTGTCTTCAATGGTTGTCTCTGTGTTAGTTGATCCAAGAGAGGCAGGTGATGCTGATGGCATGATGGGACCAAAGTCCATCTCTCggatttttgttgttgtattgaTAGATAGTGTGAAGTATGTCACCTACTCTTGTATGCTTCCATTTAAAGGATCTGTTCCTCTAGTGACTACCTGAAGATGGAGAAAGTTATGTTGTAGAAGCATCTTACAGATCCCTGAACAATTTTGTAGATTCAGGTTAAATATAGTCTTTACACACTACAAAAAGTAGTTTTACTGGCAATTATTTAGCATCAACTAACTAATCGCCAGCAATTTATTTCCAAACCTCAAATATTACCAGCAAATGCACAATTGCGACATCAGCCAGGAGAAGATCCCTTTCTGCCGGCAATTATAAGCAATGGGCGGTAGAAGAGCCACATTTTAATTTTTATCTTTCCTCCAAATGAAAACAGAAAACCCAATATTTGGTCCTTGTTCTCTCTTCTCAACTCGCAACATAAAATATGATGAGCAGACGGTTGATCATCTTTTTCCTACTTATAgcatgtttgaccaagctttttttGAGACAAAAGTgtattttttctaaaattaaggtgtttggcccagcttttgaaagaaaaaaaaatacttttgaagagaaaaaaagtagtttctctccaaaaaaatacttttttgaaaagaaCTTTTGAGAACACACAAAATAgatactttttaaaagtttgatcaAACGTTAATTGCtattaaaaaatactttttaaataaaatagtcaaatACAAATTATTTTTTACCGGACGTACTTTTtctaaaaagtacttttaaaaaaaaattctcaaAATAAATTGATTTTAGAGACTTCCTTTATTACTACTCATAATAAAGCATTATAAGAATTAGAAGTCCTCTGAAATTATATTACTTGTGAAAATGTTGTAAATGCTACTAATATACATGCTTATTGTCCTTTAATATTCAAAACTAAAGCAACATAACAGCTAAGtccaatataaaataaaataataactatAGTGCACATTTTAGAATGTGTGTTTAAATATGTGTGTAGAACGCAGTGATCAGAATGAACATTTTGGCGCCCTAAAATTCCTGGCGAAGAGCACTATTACCTCGGTGGGTGTGTTTCCTCAGAAAACGAAAGCAAAGAGGAGAGATTACACAAAGTTTCTTCGAAAATGGGTCGCAGAAGTAGCGGAGATGACTACAAGTTCCTACAAATAGTAGATGCCAGAGCTGCACTCAATCAGAAAGTCAATCTCATCGGCGTTGTTATCGAAACCGGTCTCCCCAAGCAGTCCAAGGGCACTGGTCTTTGTTTCTTCTCAAATAGTACTCGTTTTCCTTCCGTTTTATaattgaataattatttatttgacTACAACATTCTCTACACGTATTTAAATATTTCACTTTAGggtttattaaatttttttactGTACTTTCTGATGCCACGTTTAGTTAAAAAGAAATGAAAGctctaatttttaaaaaaatatttgctTGAAAAAGCTTCACTTGTCACTGAGCTTATAAAACGAAGAGAGAAAATGGAGGTGAAGGAGaatcaaattctcatttttcaagTGCTGTCCAAACTGATACACGTGTATGAATACTGTTATAAGAATTTAAATGCACCAATATATACAATAACTACAATGAACCATCAGCTAAAGATATCTGTTTCCTCGCTGCTTATGTGTAGCACCAGCACTTGCACAAAGTGCATTGAGTTGTTGCACATCACGCTGTGTATGCTCTACACATCACCTATTTGGGATATGTAGCTGTAGTTAATATCCTGAAGCTGTTTCTTTTTGCCACAGCATTGTGTGAAACGAACTTTTAGGCTTGATTTTTGGTTTCTTTTGTTTGTATTTTGTAGATTGTTTTTGCACCATTAAGATAATTGATGAGTCCTATCCAAGCCCTGGTATTTCAGTTAATTTTTTCGCTGAGACTATGGACAAGCTTCCTCAAGTGCTGACTGTTGGTGACATAGTTCAGCTTTCTCAAGTTGTGGTAACTAATTTTGCTCTAATATTTGCTTGTAGCCCTGTGGGTATTGGTTCATTTCTTTTATTAGTTTTACATGTAATGGAAATCTTGAACTTAGATACAGAGTAATTAAACCCTGAAATAAATGTTAAAATGAacgaattttcttttaaaaactaTGCACCACATTATACAAGGCTTAGATCGAAACTTTAATACAACCTTTTCTGATCCCGCTGGAGGGGGAGACCCCATATTATATACAATTGGCATTGTCTAGAACTTCAAAAGGGTATATGCACTCCTTTCCCAACCCAAAAGTTTGGAACGACTTCAAAATGTAACTTGAGCCCTTTCTATCGACCAGCTCatgatatttttattcaattaaATGATCAACCCAATTTCCAACCGTGGTTGATTGATATTTTGGCATCCGTCAGGATTCAGCTATTCTCCTTTAAACAGAAGCGGCTGAGCAGAGATTGCATCGTTCCTTTTTGTGGTATTTGACTTTTATTCATTCCTGGGTTAGGAGGAGCTGCCTTTGCAGTTAGTCCATCACTTGATGGATATTTA containing:
- the LOC104112450 gene encoding bZIP transcription factor 17, giving the protein MANPLVADPYVPPANNFAGASDPPLDQGNSNNSSNVICDEAFNNEFMFDDLEFDLDIIFPPDDAAILNNSSSLETGQIDPNGFGQQLIPSFNDSSRIFKSSPELRHVSVAGGTSEACHSSGGQTSSGSLVLTAASNQISDVSGYLNVPSPPESNGSNHEDSGNDNNEGSYDSNFPSPESQGSGNCGSHVSEEAFNCPSKSVTSSPIKCVVVEQNIIKLEEMMNTKDNNKCSSILKRKKVSEEDSNNVSKYQKSNYVAECSNVLNSEGGDEKRKARLMRNRESAQLSRQRKKHYVGELEDKVRTMHSTIQDLNAKISYIMSENATLRSQMGPVPSPMPPPPPGMYPVMYPWMPCAPPYMVKPQGSQVPLVPIPRLKPQAAAPAPKGSKKVETKKTEMKTKKVASVSFLGLLFFMLLFGGLVPVINMRYGGVREPFASGDLSGSGHNERHRGRVLAVDGQENRSIYSGKHNGRDYSTNCGRRGQGGDGQPNFNSGTDEFIRSGNDSEPLMASLYVPRNDKLVKIDGNLIIHSVLASEKAMASHRSGDKKSSGETGLAVPGDLAPAIPGRHPHHYRSPVDGKRALGSGDKEKAKSTVQQWFLEGVAGPMLSSGMCTEVFQFDVSSSPGGIVPVTTVRNVSMEQRQNATTRTNKGRNRRILNSLSVSGVTHNISEEHVGGSGKKDDFTGNNSLSSMVVSVLVDPREAGDADGMMGPKSISRIFVVVLIDSVKYVTYSCMLPFKGSVPLVTT